One Curtobacterium sp. MCLR17_007 DNA window includes the following coding sequences:
- the ybeY gene encoding rRNA maturation RNase YbeY: MSIELNNESGVAIDDDAVQRLAAFALDAMHVHADAELAIVLVDEGAMEQLHIRWMDEPGPTDVLSFPMDELRPGTEDDPTPAGLLGDIVLCPQVAEAQAATAGHSTTDELLLLTCHGILHLLGFDHAEPDEKAEMFGLQGEILTAFAAQRRGR, translated from the coding sequence GTGAGCATCGAACTCAACAACGAGTCCGGTGTCGCCATCGACGACGACGCGGTGCAGCGGCTGGCTGCGTTCGCGCTCGACGCGATGCACGTGCACGCCGACGCCGAGCTCGCCATCGTGCTCGTCGACGAGGGCGCGATGGAGCAGCTGCACATCCGGTGGATGGACGAACCGGGGCCCACGGACGTCCTGAGCTTCCCGATGGACGAGCTCCGTCCCGGCACCGAGGACGACCCGACGCCCGCCGGACTCCTCGGGGACATCGTGCTCTGCCCGCAGGTCGCCGAGGCCCAGGCCGCCACGGCCGGTCACTCGACGACCGACGAACTCCTCCTGCTCACGTGCCACGGCATCCTGCACCTGCTCGGGTTCGACCACGCCGAGCCGGACGAGAAGGCCGAGATGTTCGGGCTGCAGGGGGAGATCCTGACCGCCTTCGCCGCCCAGCGTCGGGGGCGGTGA
- the lepA gene encoding translation elongation factor 4: MSPQASAPLEPAATPAEAIRNFCIIAHIDHGKSTLADRMLSITGIVEDRAMRAQYLDRMDIERERGITIKSQAVRMPWELDGATYALNMIDTPGHVDFSYEVSRSLAACEGAILLVDAAQGIEAQTLANLYLALENDLQIIPVLNKIDLPAADPDKYAAELAQLIGGKPEDVLRVSGKTGVGVPELLDLVVRTVPAPVGRVDAAPRAMIFDSVYDSYRGVVTYIRMIDGSIAPREKVQMMSTKSTHEILEIGVSSPEPSPTKGLSVGEVGYLITGVKDVRLSKVGDTVTSAQRPATEALPGYTDPKPMVFSGLYPIDGSDYPDLREALDKLKLSDAALVYEPETSVALGFGFRCGFLGLLHLEIITERLSREFGLDLITTAPSVIYEVTSEDNSVTEVTNPSEFPTGRIVEVREPMVRAAILAPKDYVGAIMELCQQRRGSLLGMEYLGEDRVEIRYQIPLGEIVFDFFDQLKSKTQGYASLDYEPVGDQAADLVKVDILLQGDQVDAFSAIVHRDKAYAYGTLMTERLRKLIPRQQFEVPIQAAIGARIIARESIRAMRKDVLAKCYGGDITRKRKLLEKQKEGKKRMKTIGRVEVPQEAFIAALSGDVEEKKK; the protein is encoded by the coding sequence GTGAGCCCACAAGCATCCGCTCCGCTCGAGCCCGCCGCGACTCCGGCCGAGGCGATCCGCAACTTCTGCATCATCGCGCACATCGACCACGGCAAGTCGACGCTGGCCGATCGCATGCTCTCGATCACCGGCATCGTCGAGGACCGGGCGATGCGCGCGCAGTACCTCGACCGGATGGACATCGAGCGCGAACGCGGCATCACGATCAAGTCGCAGGCCGTCCGGATGCCGTGGGAGCTCGACGGTGCGACCTACGCGCTGAACATGATCGACACGCCCGGGCACGTCGACTTCTCGTACGAGGTGTCCCGGTCGCTGGCGGCGTGCGAGGGCGCGATCCTGCTGGTCGACGCCGCCCAGGGCATCGAGGCCCAGACGCTGGCCAACCTGTACCTGGCGCTCGAGAACGACCTGCAGATCATCCCGGTCCTCAACAAGATCGACCTGCCCGCCGCTGACCCGGACAAGTACGCGGCCGAGCTCGCGCAGCTGATCGGCGGCAAGCCCGAGGACGTCCTCCGGGTGTCGGGCAAGACCGGTGTCGGCGTGCCGGAGCTCCTCGACCTCGTCGTCCGCACGGTGCCGGCACCCGTCGGTCGTGTCGACGCCGCGCCCCGCGCGATGATCTTCGACTCGGTCTACGACAGCTACCGCGGCGTCGTGACCTACATCCGCATGATCGACGGCTCGATCGCCCCGCGCGAGAAGGTCCAGATGATGTCGACCAAGTCGACGCACGAGATCCTCGAGATCGGGGTGTCGAGCCCCGAGCCGAGCCCGACGAAGGGCCTGTCGGTCGGCGAGGTCGGCTACCTCATCACCGGCGTGAAGGACGTCCGCCTGTCCAAGGTCGGCGACACCGTCACGAGTGCGCAGCGGCCGGCGACCGAGGCCCTGCCCGGCTACACCGACCCGAAGCCCATGGTGTTCTCGGGCCTGTACCCGATCGACGGCTCGGACTACCCGGACCTCCGTGAAGCGCTCGACAAGCTCAAGCTCTCCGATGCGGCGCTCGTCTACGAACCCGAGACCTCGGTCGCGCTCGGCTTCGGGTTCCGCTGCGGGTTCCTCGGGCTCCTGCACCTCGAGATCATCACCGAGCGCCTGTCCCGCGAGTTCGGGCTCGACCTCATCACCACGGCCCCGAGCGTCATCTACGAGGTCACCAGCGAGGACAACTCGGTCACCGAGGTCACGAACCCCTCCGAGTTCCCGACCGGGCGAATCGTCGAGGTCCGTGAGCCCATGGTCCGTGCCGCGATCCTGGCGCCGAAGGACTACGTCGGGGCGATCATGGAGCTCTGCCAGCAGCGCCGCGGCTCCCTGCTCGGCATGGAGTACCTCGGCGAGGACCGTGTCGAGATCCGCTACCAGATCCCGCTCGGCGAGATCGTGTTCGACTTCTTCGACCAGCTCAAGAGCAAGACGCAGGGCTACGCCAGCCTGGACTACGAGCCGGTCGGCGACCAGGCGGCCGACCTCGTCAAGGTCGACATCCTGCTGCAGGGCGACCAGGTCGACGCGTTCAGCGCCATCGTCCACCGCGACAAGGCGTACGCGTACGGCACGCTGATGACCGAGCGTCTGCGCAAGCTCATCCCGCGCCAGCAGTTCGAGGTCCCGATCCAGGCCGCGATCGGCGCGCGGATCATCGCCCGCGAGAGCATCCGCGCGATGCGCAAGGACGTCCTCGCGAAGTGCTACGGCGGTGACATCACCCGCAAGCGCAAGCTCCTCGAGAAGCAGAAGGAGGGCAAGAAGCGCATGAAGACCATCGGTCGCGTAGAGGTCCCGCAGGAAGCCTTCATCGCCGCGCTGTCGGGTGACGTCGAAGAGAAGAAGAAGTAG
- the hrcA gene encoding heat-inducible transcriptional repressor HrcA, which yields MVSERSLEVLKAIVRDYVASREPVGSKTIVERHAFGVSAATIRNDMALLEDEQLIIAPHTSSGRVPTDKGYRLFVDHLAAARPLTSAQRQAIETFLGASNDLDDVLSRTVRLLSQLTNQVALVQYPSMVRARVQHVELVRLGDTRLMVVLITDTARVEQRVVETDVDLDESALVELRTVLNGATVGLLLHDVPRALRAIPAQIRPESQTLAGVVVATLIDQVAANRQDRLLMAGAANLAKSESDFSGGLFPVLEAIEEQVTLLRLFGEMQLDDAAVTARIGVENAEYGLDATSIVAGGYVAAGGEVARLGVLGPTRMDYGSNMAAVRAVARYLSRLLGEN from the coding sequence GTGGTCAGTGAACGCTCCCTCGAAGTCCTCAAGGCCATCGTGCGGGACTACGTCGCCTCGCGCGAGCCCGTCGGGTCCAAGACCATCGTCGAGCGCCACGCGTTCGGCGTCAGCGCGGCGACAATCCGCAACGACATGGCCCTGCTCGAGGACGAGCAGCTCATCATTGCGCCGCACACGTCGTCCGGCCGGGTGCCGACCGACAAGGGCTACCGGCTCTTCGTCGACCACCTGGCTGCCGCCCGTCCGTTGACCAGCGCGCAGCGGCAGGCGATCGAGACCTTCCTCGGGGCGTCGAACGACCTCGACGACGTCCTGAGCCGCACGGTCCGGCTGCTCAGCCAGCTGACGAACCAGGTCGCGCTCGTGCAGTACCCGTCGATGGTCCGCGCGCGGGTCCAGCACGTCGAGCTGGTCCGGCTCGGCGACACCCGCCTCATGGTCGTCCTGATCACCGACACGGCCCGGGTCGAGCAGCGCGTGGTCGAGACCGACGTCGACCTCGACGAGTCCGCACTGGTCGAGCTCCGCACCGTGCTCAACGGTGCGACCGTCGGACTGCTGCTGCACGACGTCCCCCGGGCGCTCCGTGCGATTCCGGCGCAGATCCGTCCCGAGTCCCAGACCCTCGCCGGGGTCGTCGTGGCGACGCTGATCGACCAGGTCGCCGCCAACCGGCAGGACCGCCTGTTGATGGCGGGCGCCGCGAACCTGGCGAAGAGCGAGTCGGACTTCTCCGGTGGCCTCTTCCCGGTGCTCGAGGCGATCGAGGAACAGGTGACCCTGCTCCGGCTGTTCGGGGAGATGCAGCTCGACGATGCCGCGGTCACCGCGCGCATCGGCGTCGAGAACGCCGAGTACGGCCTCGACGCCACCAGCATCGTCGCCGGCGGGTACGTCGCGGCCGGCGGCGAGGTCGCCCGACTGGGCGTCCTCGGGCCGACCCGCATGGACTACGGGTCGAACATGGCCGCGGTCCGCGCGGTCGCGCGGTACCTGTCCAGACTGCTCGGGGAGAATTGA
- a CDS encoding HAD family hydrolase yields the protein MEHHTVPTTVLWDIDGTLVRNATSPGNLYHLALERAIGRDLPQLVGHQHGRTDAGIIAEHVRAHDLGDEVIPVVSRHLRDLSEERHRSGEHRVAAPGAAALVARFGTLGWRNGLLTGNSAYRARVKLAGAGFDVDAFDWDHSYFGDEAVERSGVTALAAAALAGTRAVIVGDTPRDGEAADAAGIPFLAVATGVYDVDALRHTNAVAIARDCVSDAPLIEDAIAALPPLRHED from the coding sequence ATGGAGCACCACACCGTCCCGACCACGGTGCTGTGGGACATCGACGGCACCCTCGTCCGCAACGCGACCTCGCCGGGCAACCTCTACCACCTGGCCCTCGAGCGCGCCATCGGCCGGGACCTCCCTCAGCTCGTCGGGCACCAGCACGGCCGGACCGACGCCGGCATCATCGCCGAGCACGTCCGCGCCCACGACCTGGGCGACGAGGTCATCCCGGTCGTCAGCCGACACCTGCGCGACCTGTCCGAGGAACGACACCGCTCGGGCGAGCACCGGGTCGCCGCTCCGGGCGCAGCCGCACTCGTCGCCCGCTTCGGCACGCTCGGGTGGCGGAACGGCCTGCTCACCGGCAACTCGGCGTACCGGGCGCGGGTCAAGCTCGCCGGTGCGGGCTTCGACGTCGACGCCTTCGACTGGGACCACTCGTACTTCGGCGACGAGGCGGTCGAGCGCTCCGGCGTCACCGCCCTCGCGGCCGCCGCCCTGGCCGGTACCCGCGCCGTGATCGTCGGCGACACCCCCCGCGACGGTGAGGCCGCGGACGCCGCGGGCATCCCGTTCCTCGCCGTCGCGACCGGGGTCTACGACGTCGACGCGCTCCGCCACACCAACGCCGTCGCGATCGCCCGGGACTGCGTGTCCGACGCGCCGCTCATCGAGGACGCCATCGCGGCGCTGCCACCGCTGCGACACGAGGACTGA
- the hemW gene encoding radical SAM family heme chaperone HemW, translating to MPSALPIADPAPADGLLTPRADAGDVPFGVYVHVPFCRVRCGYCDFNTYTASELRGVRRDDYAGHAVREIQWAAQVLDRSGVPRRPVSTVFFGGGTPTMLPASDLAMILRAVDDTWGILPGAEITTEANPDSVDASSLETLRAGGFNRMSFGMQSAVPHVLATLDRTHDPERVPIVVDLAKQQGLDVSLDLIYSTPGESLDDWRTSLDAAIACEPDHVSAYSLIVEDGTAMGRAVSRGELPAPDDDLAADMYELADRVLGEAGYGWYEVSNWARGDAHASRHNLSYWKGHDWWGVGPGAHSSVAGTRWWNVKHPAAYAARVLADESPAAGRETIDDETRYVERVLLAARVRGELTTSELRQEARGRVAGLIARGLVDGRSALGTPGTAGRLDLTLRGRLLADAVVRELLD from the coding sequence ATGCCGAGTGCTCTCCCGATCGCTGACCCGGCACCCGCGGACGGACTCCTCACACCGCGGGCTGACGCGGGCGACGTCCCCTTCGGCGTGTACGTGCACGTGCCCTTCTGTCGGGTGCGCTGCGGGTACTGCGACTTCAACACGTACACGGCCTCCGAGCTGCGCGGGGTCCGCCGTGACGACTACGCCGGGCACGCGGTGCGCGAGATCCAGTGGGCGGCGCAGGTGCTCGACCGGTCCGGTGTCCCGCGCCGGCCCGTCTCCACCGTGTTCTTCGGTGGCGGCACCCCGACGATGCTGCCGGCGAGCGACCTAGCGATGATCCTCCGGGCCGTCGACGACACGTGGGGCATCCTGCCCGGGGCCGAGATCACCACCGAGGCGAACCCCGACTCGGTCGACGCGTCCTCGCTCGAGACGCTCCGCGCCGGCGGGTTCAACCGGATGAGCTTCGGCATGCAGTCGGCGGTGCCGCACGTGCTCGCCACCCTCGACCGCACCCACGACCCCGAGCGCGTGCCGATCGTCGTGGACCTGGCCAAGCAGCAGGGCCTCGACGTCTCGCTCGACCTGATCTACTCGACCCCGGGGGAGTCCCTCGACGACTGGCGGACGTCACTGGACGCCGCGATCGCGTGTGAGCCGGACCACGTCTCGGCCTACTCGCTCATCGTCGAGGACGGCACCGCGATGGGCCGCGCGGTGTCCCGGGGCGAGCTGCCGGCACCGGACGACGACCTGGCCGCCGACATGTACGAGCTGGCCGACCGGGTCCTGGGCGAGGCGGGGTACGGCTGGTACGAGGTCTCGAACTGGGCGCGCGGCGATGCCCACGCCAGTCGGCACAACCTGTCGTACTGGAAGGGCCACGACTGGTGGGGTGTCGGACCCGGCGCGCACTCGAGCGTCGCCGGCACCCGCTGGTGGAACGTCAAGCACCCCGCGGCGTACGCCGCCCGGGTGCTGGCCGACGAGTCCCCGGCCGCCGGTCGCGAGACCATCGACGACGAGACCCGGTACGTCGAGCGCGTGCTGCTCGCGGCACGCGTGCGCGGCGAGCTCACGACGTCCGAGCTCCGCCAGGAGGCCCGTGGCCGGGTGGCGGGACTCATCGCACGCGGTCTCGTGGACGGCCGCAGTGCCCTCGGCACGCCCGGCACGGCGGGGCGCCTGGACCTGACGCTCCGGGGCCGGTTGCTCGCGGACGCGGTGGTGCGCGAGCTGCTCGACTAG
- a CDS encoding DUF4870 domain-containing protein → MSYGQPPNGPQGYGQQPGGPQYQPPRPMSPEDQRLWATLTHIGGIFFNFIVPLVAYVVLRDRGQFVREHTRQALNFHITVAIASFVSGLLTVVLIGFVLLPVMGVLVVVFAIMAAVAANQGRFYQYPLTFQFIKA, encoded by the coding sequence ATGAGCTACGGACAGCCGCCGAACGGACCCCAGGGCTACGGACAGCAGCCCGGCGGGCCCCAGTACCAGCCGCCCCGGCCGATGTCGCCCGAGGACCAGCGCCTCTGGGCCACGCTGACGCACATCGGCGGCATCTTCTTCAACTTCATCGTGCCGCTCGTCGCCTACGTCGTGCTGCGTGACCGAGGGCAGTTCGTCCGTGAGCACACCCGCCAGGCACTGAACTTCCACATCACCGTCGCGATCGCGAGCTTCGTCTCGGGTCTGCTGACGGTCGTGCTGATCGGGTTCGTCCTGCTGCCCGTCATGGGCGTGCTCGTGGTCGTCTTCGCGATCATGGCCGCCGTCGCCGCGAACCAGGGTCGGTTCTACCAGTACCCGCTCACGTTCCAGTTCATCAAGGCCTAG
- a CDS encoding PhoH family protein, producing MVQLLGPQDRLLKTVERQYPGVRVLVRGNEVTLTGPERDVARARALVDELVGMVKRGQDIGQGDIPTSARIIDEARSPADVFGAPIVSSRNKSVRPKTDGQRRYVDAIDVNTITFGIGPAGTGKTYLAMAKAVQALQRREVTRIILTRPAVEAGERLGFLPGTLTDKIDPYLRPLYDALNEMMDPELVPKLLAAGTVEVAPLAYMRGRTLNDSFVVLDEAQNTTPEQMKMFLTRLGFGSKMVVTGDITQVDLPGNLSGLRLVTQILSEVQDIHFARLGSEDVVRHTLVGRIVDAYTVYDEQRLAEQAGHRPGGRGTAPTPNPGGANRAERRGHAPQDRQSGPYPQNDARGGTR from the coding sequence ATGGTCCAGTTGCTCGGCCCCCAGGACCGACTGCTGAAGACCGTCGAACGCCAGTACCCGGGCGTCCGGGTCCTGGTCCGCGGCAACGAGGTCACCCTCACGGGGCCGGAGCGCGACGTCGCCCGAGCCCGCGCGCTCGTCGACGAGCTCGTCGGCATGGTCAAGCGCGGACAGGACATCGGGCAGGGCGACATCCCGACCTCGGCCCGGATCATCGACGAGGCGCGCAGCCCCGCCGACGTCTTCGGTGCGCCGATCGTGTCCAGCCGCAACAAGTCCGTGCGTCCCAAGACCGACGGGCAGCGCCGCTACGTCGACGCCATCGACGTGAACACCATCACGTTCGGCATCGGTCCCGCCGGCACCGGCAAGACGTACCTGGCGATGGCGAAGGCGGTGCAGGCCCTGCAGCGGCGCGAGGTCACCCGCATCATCCTGACCCGGCCCGCGGTCGAAGCGGGCGAGCGCCTCGGCTTCCTGCCCGGCACGCTGACCGACAAAATCGACCCGTACCTGCGGCCCCTGTACGACGCGCTCAACGAGATGATGGACCCCGAGCTCGTGCCGAAGCTGCTCGCGGCGGGCACGGTCGAGGTGGCCCCGCTGGCGTACATGCGCGGTCGCACGCTGAACGACTCGTTCGTCGTCCTCGACGAAGCGCAGAACACCACACCCGAGCAGATGAAGATGTTCCTGACGCGACTCGGCTTCGGGTCGAAGATGGTCGTCACGGGTGACATCACCCAGGTCGACCTGCCGGGCAACCTCTCGGGGCTCCGACTCGTCACGCAGATCCTCTCCGAGGTGCAGGACATCCACTTCGCCCGGCTCGGCAGCGAGGACGTGGTCCGGCACACGCTCGTCGGGCGCATCGTCGACGCCTACACGGTCTACGACGAACAGCGTCTGGCGGAACAGGCCGGTCATCGCCCCGGTGGCCGGGGGACCGCCCCGACGCCGAACCCGGGCGGCGCGAACCGCGCCGAGCGTCGCGGGCACGCGCCGCAGGACCGTCAGAGCGGTCCGTACCCCCAGAACGACGCCCGAGGAGGCACCCGGTGA
- a CDS encoding 16S rRNA (uracil(1498)-N(3))-methyltransferase, whose product MASLYLVDSLDGVTVGGSVALDGLEGRHAVTVSRVRVGETLRLSDGRGTVVVGPVESVDRDALVLTVATITTSPVPVPSLTLVQALAKGGRDEMAVQAATEIGVDHVVPWAAARSVSRWEGAKVAKGRARWQAIAHEAAKQAIRSRVPSVSDPVTTTAIAATTAPSAGVVVLVLDPTATERLATWEPPADATSIALVVGPEGGIDASELDRLSAAGAVRVRLGDTVLRTSTAGPAALAVLQSRLGRW is encoded by the coding sequence ATGGCGTCGCTCTACCTGGTCGACTCGCTCGACGGCGTGACGGTCGGCGGGTCCGTCGCCCTCGACGGACTCGAGGGCCGGCATGCCGTCACGGTGTCGCGCGTGCGGGTCGGCGAGACGCTCCGGCTGTCCGACGGCCGGGGCACCGTCGTCGTCGGGCCGGTCGAGTCCGTCGACCGCGACGCACTCGTGCTCACCGTCGCGACGATCACCACCTCGCCCGTCCCCGTGCCGTCGCTGACGCTCGTGCAGGCGCTCGCCAAGGGCGGTCGCGACGAGATGGCCGTGCAGGCGGCGACCGAGATCGGTGTCGACCACGTCGTGCCGTGGGCAGCGGCCCGGAGTGTCTCACGGTGGGAGGGCGCGAAGGTCGCGAAGGGCCGGGCCCGGTGGCAGGCCATCGCGCACGAGGCGGCGAAACAGGCCATCCGGTCGCGGGTGCCGTCGGTGTCGGACCCGGTGACGACGACCGCGATCGCCGCGACCACAGCGCCGTCCGCCGGCGTCGTGGTCCTGGTCCTCGACCCGACCGCCACCGAGCGGCTCGCGACGTGGGAACCACCGGCGGACGCCACCTCGATCGCGCTGGTCGTCGGACCCGAGGGCGGCATCGACGCCTCGGAGCTCGACCGGCTGTCCGCAGCCGGGGCCGTCCGAGTCCGTCTGGGCGACACCGTGCTGCGGACGTCCACCGCCGGCCCCGCGGCGCTCGCGGTGCTGCAGTCGCGGCTGGGGCGCTGGTGA
- a CDS encoding histidine triad nucleotide-binding protein produces MSSVFSKIIAREIPATVVTEDDRVIAFEDIAPKAPVHVLVVPKTEDYANVTELAAGDPGLLAHMVATAQRIADERAGGQYRLVFNTGESAGQTVFHVHAHVLAGDLQEGTLAS; encoded by the coding sequence ATGAGCAGCGTCTTCTCGAAGATCATCGCGCGCGAGATCCCGGCGACCGTCGTCACCGAGGACGACCGCGTCATCGCGTTCGAGGACATCGCCCCGAAGGCCCCCGTACACGTGCTGGTCGTCCCCAAGACCGAGGACTACGCCAACGTGACCGAGTTGGCCGCCGGGGACCCCGGACTCCTCGCCCACATGGTGGCCACCGCGCAACGCATCGCCGACGAGCGTGCCGGCGGCCAGTACCGTCTCGTCTTCAACACCGGCGAATCCGCCGGACAGACCGTGTTCCACGTGCACGCGCACGTACTCGCAGGCGACCTGCAGGAAGGCACCCTTGCCAGCTGA
- a CDS encoding DUF1990 domain-containing protein, producing the protein MSSRGGYLTALTYGAVGATQAPDLMTYPPEGFTPAESRARIGHGDQRFETAVTQALTWQIQERSGIGVRVDQAPDDDEVRYNPVTFDDQGVPIRPASIGTPRVEQFSADGTPLVTAGTSAVLTMHAFGQTVHAPVRVVSVIDEADRKGFAYGTLEGHPLSGEESFVVERTADGSVWLQIRQFSQPASAKWRFVAPLLRRQQRVMAEKYLTALRGD; encoded by the coding sequence ATGAGCAGCCGCGGAGGGTACCTGACCGCCCTGACCTACGGAGCGGTCGGTGCGACGCAGGCGCCGGACCTCATGACGTACCCGCCCGAGGGCTTCACGCCGGCCGAATCCCGGGCCCGGATCGGCCACGGCGACCAGCGGTTCGAGACCGCGGTGACCCAGGCGCTCACGTGGCAGATCCAGGAGCGCAGCGGCATCGGGGTCCGCGTCGACCAGGCGCCCGACGACGACGAGGTCCGCTACAACCCGGTGACCTTCGACGACCAGGGGGTGCCGATCCGACCGGCCTCGATCGGCACGCCGCGCGTCGAGCAGTTCTCGGCCGACGGCACCCCGCTCGTCACCGCCGGCACCAGCGCCGTGCTGACGATGCACGCGTTCGGGCAGACGGTCCACGCGCCGGTGCGCGTCGTGTCGGTCATCGACGAAGCCGACCGCAAGGGCTTCGCCTACGGCACGCTCGAGGGGCACCCCCTGTCGGGCGAGGAGTCCTTCGTCGTCGAGCGCACCGCCGACGGCTCGGTGTGGCTGCAGATCCGGCAGTTCTCGCAGCCGGCCAGCGCGAAGTGGCGCTTCGTCGCGCCGCTGCTCCGTCGTCAGCAGCGGGTCATGGCAGAGAAGTACCTGACGGCGCTGCGCGGGGACTAG
- the dnaJ gene encoding molecular chaperone DnaJ: protein MADHYDVLGVPRDAADADIKKAYRRLARELHPDVNPSPDAAERFKDVTHAYDVLSDPEQRRRYDAGPSADSPFGGGGAGGFSDIFDAFFGGGGGGGGRGNGPRSRAERGQDALLRIEVDLDEVVFGTHKDVEVDTAVLCETCGGSCCAPGTSPRTCDICGGTGHIQRQVRSLLGNVVTSAPCGTCRGHGTVIPNPCPTCQGQGRVRARRTVPVDVPAGVDSGLRLQMPGQGEVGPAGGPAGDLYLEIRVRHHDVFSRDGDDLLATLEVAMTDAVLGTTTTIDGLDGPVQLEIRPGVQSADVLVLKDRGVTKLRGSGRGDLRVGVQVVTPTKLSHKERGLVEQLAKSHKASPPQLARFQQGMFGKLRDRFFNF, encoded by the coding sequence GTGGCAGACCACTACGACGTCCTCGGTGTCCCGCGCGACGCGGCCGACGCCGACATCAAGAAGGCGTACCGCCGACTCGCGCGCGAGCTCCACCCCGACGTGAACCCGAGCCCCGACGCAGCCGAGCGCTTCAAGGACGTGACGCACGCGTACGACGTGCTGAGCGATCCCGAGCAGCGACGCCGCTACGACGCCGGCCCCTCGGCCGACAGCCCGTTCGGCGGCGGTGGCGCGGGTGGGTTCAGCGACATCTTCGACGCCTTCTTCGGTGGTGGTGGGGGTGGTGGTGGCCGTGGCAACGGTCCCCGCAGCCGCGCCGAGCGCGGGCAGGACGCCCTGCTCCGCATCGAGGTCGACCTGGACGAGGTCGTCTTCGGCACCCACAAGGACGTCGAGGTCGACACGGCCGTGCTCTGCGAGACGTGCGGCGGTTCCTGCTGCGCTCCCGGCACCAGCCCTCGCACGTGTGACATCTGCGGCGGGACCGGGCACATCCAGCGCCAGGTCCGCTCGCTCCTCGGCAACGTGGTGACGAGCGCCCCGTGCGGCACCTGCCGCGGACACGGCACCGTCATCCCCAACCCGTGCCCGACGTGCCAGGGCCAGGGGCGCGTCCGCGCACGTCGGACCGTCCCCGTCGACGTGCCCGCCGGCGTCGACTCCGGTCTGCGGCTGCAGATGCCCGGTCAGGGCGAGGTCGGTCCCGCGGGCGGTCCCGCTGGTGACCTGTACCTCGAGATCCGGGTGCGGCACCACGACGTCTTCAGTCGCGACGGGGACGACCTGCTCGCCACCCTCGAGGTCGCGATGACCGACGCCGTCCTCGGCACCACCACCACGATCGACGGGCTCGACGGTCCGGTCCAGCTCGAGATCCGCCCGGGCGTGCAGAGCGCCGACGTGCTCGTGCTCAAGGACCGCGGTGTGACGAAGCTGCGCGGGAGCGGCCGTGGCGACCTCCGGGTCGGCGTGCAGGTCGTCACCCCCACAAAGCTCTCGCACAAGGAGCGTGGCCTGGTCGAACAGCTCGCCAAGTCGCACAAGGCGTCGCCGCCGCAGCTCGCCCGCTTCCAACAGGGCATGTTCGGCAAGCTACGCGACCGCTTCTTCAACTTCTGA